The candidate division KSB1 bacterium region CGATGCAGAAGATTGGAGTGCATGGATCTGATTCCGGCCGGGTTGCGGAAGACCTTAACCCGGCTCGGCGGCGTTGGGTGCGAAGCCTGACGTCATCGATTGTTTGACCCCATAGGTATTTGAAAGCCCCCATGCAGAAGATCACCACCTGTCTCTGGTTCGACGGCAATGCTGAAGCGGCCGTCAATTTCTACCTCTCCGTGTTCAAGAACTCGAAGATCGGAACGACCGCTCGTTACAGTGAAGAGGTGTCCAAGGTCGCCGGACTGCCCGCGAATTCCGTGATGACGATGACCTTCACACTCAACGATCACGAGTTCCTGGCCTTAAATGGCGGGCCGATGTTCAAGTTCTCCCCGGCCGTTTCATTCATGGTTCATTGCGAGACGCAGGAAGAAATCGATTACTACTGGGACAAGCTGTCCGCGGGCGGAAAACCCAGTCAGTGCGGCTGGCTGGACGACCAGTTCGGGGTGTCGTGGCAAATCATGCCGTCGATGCTGGGCCAGCTGATGTCGGATCCCGTAAAGGGAAAGCGCGTCATGGCGGCGCTGATGCCGATGACGAAGCTGGACATCGCGACACTGAAGCAGGCCGCGGAGAGCTGATTCGTTCGTGGCGACCAGCGGCGCAGCCACCGTTGCCGACTACCTCACCGAACTTCCGGAGGAGCGGCGCACAGCGATCAGCGCGGTACGAACAGTGATCCGCACGAATCTTCCGGCGGGTTACCAGGAGGTAATGCAGCACGGGATGATCGCTTACGTCGTGCCGTTGGCCACCTGTCCCGATACCTATAACGGTTTGCCGCTGGTCTATGCCGCGCTCGCTTCGCAGAAGAACTACATGTCCGTCTATCTGACGAACGTGTACGGCAACCCGAAGATCGAAACGTGGTTTCTCCAACAATGGGCCAAGAGCGGTAAGCCGCTGAATATGGGAAAGTCGTGCGTGCGCTTCAAGCAACTCGCCGACCTGCCACTGGACCTCATCGGCGAGACGATCGCCCGAACGCCGCTCGCCGAATTTCTGAAAATCGTCGCGGCCGCGCACCAAAAGTAACTCCGCCTATGCCAGCGGTTACGATTCATCACACGAGTGTCTCCGGCCGCCAGCCGTGGGCCGTGAAGATGCAGAATCCGGCGAAGCCGAGGATTGTCGATGTTCCCTTAAAATGGCGCAAGCAATACGGCAACGGGACGATGCTGATCGCCACCCCGCGACTGGTCGAAGCCAAGATTCGCGAGGTCCGAAAGGGCCGACTGACCACGCTGTCCCGGATCCGTCGGGAACTGGCTGCGGAGCAGGGAGCCGATTCGACGTGTCCGCTCACGACGGGAATCTTTCTTAGAATCGTTGCCGAGTTCGCCGAGGAAGAGCGCGCCCAGGGCATGACGCGCGTCACGCCATATTGGCGGGTCGTGAAGGACGACGGCAGTCTGAATCCGAAATTCCCGGGCGGGATCGACGCGCACGCGAATATGCTGCGGGCCGAAGGTGTCGAGATCATCCTCCGCCGGGGCGTGCTCCGTGTGACGGATGTCGAAGCCTATCTGTCGGACCCACGCTGACGGTTGACACCGGGTGCGCGGCACCGGTCCCCCACCGCTTGACTGACCCTGTCACCCCTAAGTCGCCGCGTGTCGCTTAGGGGTTATGTTTATCCTGAACATCCGAAATTCAAAACTCGAAATCCAAGTTCCAGGTGCCGACTTACCGACCTTGCATGCGTGACGTCTGTCTGCCGATGATGTGGTCAATGATGGCGTTGTTCCTGATCGTGAATCCCGGGCTCGCCGCGCCGTTGCGCATCGTCGCGTCCACGAATGATTTGGCCGCCGTGGCGCGCGAAATTGCCGGGGAGTCCGCCACGGTGAAGTCCGTGTGCGCCGCCGCGCAGGATCCGCACGCCGTCGAGCTGCAACCCGCGCACGTGCTCGCCGTCAAGGACGCCGCCGTGTATCTGAAGGTCGGAATGGAGTTGGACGGCTGGGCCGACGACTTGATCAGCGCGTCCGGAAACCGTTCGATCCGTGTGATTGATTGCTCCAACGGGATCGTTCCGCTCGACGGCGGAGCGCGCGACGTGCACGGGCACGGCGATCATCCGGCCGGCAATCCGCACTACTGGCTGGGACCCACGAATCTGGTGGCCGTGGCGCGCAATATCGCGGACGGACTGTCACAGGTGAATCGGTACGGCGCGTCCACGTACGGAGCTAATCTGGAACGGTTCGAGCGGCGGCTGACGGATTCGCTGGCCGTCTGGAAACTGGACCTGAGCGCTTGCGGCGCGCCCGCCGTGCTGGTGTATCACGCGACGTGGGACTATCTGGCGCGGGATTTCGGCTGGACCATCGCGGCCGCCGTAGAGCCGCGGCCGGGTGTGGAACCCTCGCCGGCTGAGATCGCGGCGATCCAGAATGTGATCCGGGATCAACAGGTGAGGTGGTGTCTGGTTGAACCGTACACACACAGCGCCATCCTCGACATGTTGCGGCAGGACAGCGGCGTCAAGACCATTGCACTGCCCGCGAGTGTCGGAGATTACGCCGCGATGGACAACAACTTCGGGCTGTTCCGCTCCATTGTGAATTTGCTTTCCGCCAACTGCCGATAGCGAGCACCTTATGCCGGTGATTCAACCCATCTCCCCCGCGCACCGCCGCCGCGCCCTGTCCGGATTGCTGGTCTCCGCGGCGCTGATCGTGCTTGCGATCCTGTGGGGCGTCTGGGCGCTGCTGCGGAATCAAACGGGAGTGCTGATCGTCACGTCGCGGCCATCGGGCGCCGAAGTCGTGCTGAACAAACGGCCGACCGATCTGCTCACGACCGCGTTCCTTTCCGATCTGCCCGCCGATTCATTCATCGTGTCGTTGCGACTTGACGGCCACCGGCCGGTCCCGCCCGTGCAAGGCGTGCGGATTCAACCCAATGATACGACGCGCGTGACCTTCATCATGGCGCAGATCGCGCGTGGCGACGATCGCAAGCTGCCGCCCGTGACCGGTTCGGCGCCTAACTGGAAGTGGAAGACCGTGCGCATCGACAGCGATCCACCGGGTTCGGCGCTGGTGGTCGATGATCGCGAGCTCGGCGTGATCACGCCCGCGACCGTGTTACTCGGCCAGGGGCTGCACCATCTCGAAGCGCGTTGGCCGGACGGCACCAAGGCGTTCAAGAATGTCACGATCAGTCCGGCGGAATCACAGCCGGAGCTGATGTTGCGGCCACAAACTTACGAACGACCCGGAGCGGTCCGGCAGGATACCCTGAAATGACTCGCGAAATTCGCCGCATACAACCCTTCAGCGCGGTGCGCGTCGGGTTTTTTTTCGGACTGGCCTTCGGTTTTGTCTTCGGCCTCTTCAATGGAATGATCGTCAGTTTTATCGCCCAAACCTACGGGCCGTCGTTCCTGCCGCCGGGCAGCGAAAGTGTCGGCGAATTGGGCGGTGGGGCGTTGATCGTGCTCGCGATTTTCGCCGCGCTGATGTTCTCGCTGCTCTGGGCGTTCACTGGATTGATCTTCGCACTCTTGTACAATTTGATTGCCGGCTGGTTCGGCGGGATTGAGTTCAGCGTGATCGATCACCCGGACGCCACCCCGGTTCCGACCACCGATTCGACCGACGATGAGGATGATCCGCATGAGTGATGTTCGCGTCCGCTTCGCGCCCAGTCCGACCGGCTATCTGCACGTCGGCGGCGCCCGCACGGCGATCTTTAATTGGCTCTACGCGCGCGCGACCGGCGGCACGTTCCTGCTGCGCATCGAGGATACCGATCCCGTGCGGTCGCGCGGCGAACTTGCCCAGGTTATTCTGGACGGCTTGAAATGGCTGGGAATCGAGTCGGATGAACCAGTCGTCTATCAATCGGATCGCAAGGACCGGTTTGTCGAGGTTGCGCACGAACTGGTGAAACGCGGCCGCGCCTACTACGATTTTACGACCCCGGAAGAGCTGGAAGAGCTGCGGCGGCAATCGCAGGCGCGCAAAGAGCCGGCGTTCCGGTTCCGCGCGGATCTGGAGCACGCGCTCGCCGCGGCGCCCGCGCGACGGGCAAAGGGCGAACCGTACGCCGTGCGGTTTTCCGCACCGCGCGAAGGACTGGGCTGGGATGACCTGGTGCACGGGCCGATTCACTTCGAAGGAGCGGAGTTGGAAGATTTCGTGCTGCTTCGGAGCGATGGTTCGCCGACCTACCACCTCTCGGTGGTGTGCGACGACGCGGACATGCGCGTGTCGCACGTGCTGCGCGGCGATGACCATATCTCGAATACGCCAAAGCAGATCGGAATCTACCGCGCCATGGGCTGGCCGGTCCCGCGCTTCGGCCATGTCCCGCTGATTCTCGGACCGGACAAGCAGCGGCTTTCCAAGCGCACGGGGGCCACCGCCGTCGGGGAGTTTCAGACGCGCGGCTTTCTGCCGCAGGCCATGTTCAACTTTCTGACTCTGCTCGGCTGGTCGCCGGGAAGCGGAGACCGCGAGATCTTCCTGCGTGATGAACTCGTCCGCGTGTTTTCACTGGATGGAATTCAGACCAAGAGCGCGGTGTTCGACTTCGCGAAGCTGGAGTGGATGAACGGTGAGCATTTGCGGTTGCTGGGCGACGCCGACGCCGTGCAGTATCTTGCCGATCATGCCGACGGCCAGTCGCTGGAGATGGATTATCTCGCCAAACTGCTGCCGATGATTCGCACGCGCATCCGGCTGCCGAAGGACCTGTTCGAGGAGTCGCCGTACTTCTTCAGCGACCCGCTGAGTTATGATCCGGCGGGTGTGGCCAAACATTTCGGCGACGCTGCGATCGTCGCGCAGTTCCGAACGTACCGCGCTGAACTCAGCGCCACGGCGGCGTTCGATCCGACCGCACTCGAAGCACACCTGCGATCCTTCTGCGAGGCCGCCGGAATCAGCGCGGGGAAATTGATTCATCCCTTGCGGCTGGCGCTGACCGGCAAGACCGTCAGTCCGGGGATTTTCGATGTGATGGATGCGCTGGGCCGCGAAACCGTGCTGCGGCGCATCGACCGCGCGCTGGCGACAATCGAAGCGTGAAACTGCTCGATCGCTATATCCTCGGTCGGTTTCTGACCTTTCTCGGATTCGCGATCATCGCCAGCCTCGTGATCTTCGTCACGGTCGATGCCACCGAGCAGCTCGACAAGTTCATCGACGCCAAGCTCGGTTGGGCGCTGATCCTGCGCTACTACTATCTGTATCTGCCGTTCATTCTCTATCTTACGTTGCCGGTGTCCGTGTTGCTCGCGACGCTGTTCACGGTGGGCGGACTGGTTTATCGCAATGAGTTGACGGCGATGCAGTCGGCCGGGTATAGCTTGTGGCGCGTGCTCACGATGCTCTTGCTCCTCGCGCTGCCGTTGTCGGGCGGCGCGCTGGCCATCGGCGAGACCATTGTACCGGCGGCGAATCACGAGCGGAAGGAAATCTACCGCACGCAGATCAGAAAGAACGCCGGCTCGACCGCCACGCGGCAGGGCAAGCTGTACATGCAGGCCGGGCGCGGCACGTACTTGCGAATGGACATGTACGATCCCGCGGCCCTGAGCGGGCGACAGGTCCGGTTGCACACCGTGGAAGACGGACGCATCGTGCGGCGGGTTGACGCCGATCAGATACGCTATCATGGTTCGGGCTGGATGCTCTATCACGTTTACACGCGCGACTACCTTGACCATGAGGTCGTGAAATCCTACGTAGATTCGTTGCAGCGCGACGATCTCGGGATCCTGCCGATCGATTTGGAGCGCGTGAACATCGAGCCGGAGGAGATGAACTACTTCGATCTGCGCAGCCTCGTGGGGCGGTTGCAGGCCTCCGGCATTCGCGCGGCGAAATGGGTGGTTGATCTCGCGTTCAAGATCTCGCAGCCGTTCGCCACCTTCATCATCGTGCTGTTCGGCGTGCCATTCGCCGCGTTTCGCCGGCGCGGGGGACTCGTACTCGGATTCGGACTCTCGCTGCTCGTATGCTTCGTTTACTTCGGGTTCATTCAGGTCGGCAAAATTCTCGGGTATCACGGGACCATTTCACCCTACATCGCCGCCTGGAGCGGCAATGTGCTGTTCGGCGCAATCGGATTGTATCTCGTGGTCAAAGTGCCGAAGTGAGACCAGCGGGAGATCCTGAACATGCAAGCCGCCGCGCTGAATCAGCGCGGCGGCTTTGCTCATCACGCCGAGGCGCGGCGCGCTCAGAATTTCAAACGGTGTACGATGCCGAAGTCAACGCCCTTCGCGCCATTGAAAAGCCCGCCCAACCAGGAGCCGGCGAGATCGAACTCGTAGTAGTTAAAGCGCAGACCGATCCCAGCGCCCGAGCGAATGCCGTAGGGACTGCCCACCGATACCCCGCCCTGCAACAGCAGCCAGGGCCGGGCCTGCCACGCCGCCGCGCCACCGACGTTCACCGCGGCTGTTTGCGTCG contains the following coding sequences:
- a CDS encoding PEGA domain-containing protein encodes the protein MIQPISPAHRRRALSGLLVSAALIVLAILWGVWALLRNQTGVLIVTSRPSGAEVVLNKRPTDLLTTAFLSDLPADSFIVSLRLDGHRPVPPVQGVRIQPNDTTRVTFIMAQIARGDDRKLPPVTGSAPNWKWKTVRIDSDPPGSALVVDDRELGVITPATVLLGQGLHHLEARWPDGTKAFKNVTISPAESQPELMLRPQTYERPGAVRQDTLK
- a CDS encoding LptF/LptG family permease; the encoded protein is MKLLDRYILGRFLTFLGFAIIASLVIFVTVDATEQLDKFIDAKLGWALILRYYYLYLPFILYLTLPVSVLLATLFTVGGLVYRNELTAMQSAGYSLWRVLTMLLLLALPLSGGALAIGETIVPAANHERKEIYRTQIRKNAGSTATRQGKLYMQAGRGTYLRMDMYDPAALSGRQVRLHTVEDGRIVRRVDADQIRYHGSGWMLYHVYTRDYLDHEVVKSYVDSLQRDDLGILPIDLERVNIEPEEMNYFDLRSLVGRLQASGIRAAKWVVDLAFKISQPFATFIIVLFGVPFAAFRRRGGLVLGFGLSLLVCFVYFGFIQVGKILGYHGTISPYIAAWSGNVLFGAIGLYLVVKVPK
- a CDS encoding zinc ABC transporter substrate-binding protein, whose amino-acid sequence is MRDVCLPMMWSMMALFLIVNPGLAAPLRIVASTNDLAAVAREIAGESATVKSVCAAAQDPHAVELQPAHVLAVKDAAVYLKVGMELDGWADDLISASGNRSIRVIDCSNGIVPLDGGARDVHGHGDHPAGNPHYWLGPTNLVAVARNIADGLSQVNRYGASTYGANLERFERRLTDSLAVWKLDLSACGAPAVLVYHATWDYLARDFGWTIAAAVEPRPGVEPSPAEIAAIQNVIRDQQVRWCLVEPYTHSAILDMLRQDSGVKTIALPASVGDYAAMDNNFGLFRSIVNLLSANCR
- a CDS encoding glutamate--tRNA ligase produces the protein MSDVRVRFAPSPTGYLHVGGARTAIFNWLYARATGGTFLLRIEDTDPVRSRGELAQVILDGLKWLGIESDEPVVYQSDRKDRFVEVAHELVKRGRAYYDFTTPEELEELRRQSQARKEPAFRFRADLEHALAAAPARRAKGEPYAVRFSAPREGLGWDDLVHGPIHFEGAELEDFVLLRSDGSPTYHLSVVCDDADMRVSHVLRGDDHISNTPKQIGIYRAMGWPVPRFGHVPLILGPDKQRLSKRTGATAVGEFQTRGFLPQAMFNFLTLLGWSPGSGDREIFLRDELVRVFSLDGIQTKSAVFDFAKLEWMNGEHLRLLGDADAVQYLADHADGQSLEMDYLAKLLPMIRTRIRLPKDLFEESPYFFSDPLSYDPAGVAKHFGDAAIVAQFRTYRAELSATAAFDPTALEAHLRSFCEAAGISAGKLIHPLRLALTGKTVSPGIFDVMDALGRETVLRRIDRALATIEA
- a CDS encoding DUF3566 domain-containing protein, which encodes MTREIRRIQPFSAVRVGFFFGLAFGFVFGLFNGMIVSFIAQTYGPSFLPPGSESVGELGGGALIVLAIFAALMFSLLWAFTGLIFALLYNLIAGWFGGIEFSVIDHPDATPVPTTDSTDDEDDPHE
- a CDS encoding MGMT family protein; the protein is MPAVTIHHTSVSGRQPWAVKMQNPAKPRIVDVPLKWRKQYGNGTMLIATPRLVEAKIREVRKGRLTTLSRIRRELAAEQGADSTCPLTTGIFLRIVAEFAEEERAQGMTRVTPYWRVVKDDGSLNPKFPGGIDAHANMLRAEGVEIILRRGVLRVTDVEAYLSDPR
- a CDS encoding DUF1801 domain-containing protein, with amino-acid sequence MATSGAATVADYLTELPEERRTAISAVRTVIRTNLPAGYQEVMQHGMIAYVVPLATCPDTYNGLPLVYAALASQKNYMSVYLTNVYGNPKIETWFLQQWAKSGKPLNMGKSCVRFKQLADLPLDLIGETIARTPLAEFLKIVAAAHQK
- a CDS encoding VOC family protein, whose protein sequence is MQKITTCLWFDGNAEAAVNFYLSVFKNSKIGTTARYSEEVSKVAGLPANSVMTMTFTLNDHEFLALNGGPMFKFSPAVSFMVHCETQEEIDYYWDKLSAGGKPSQCGWLDDQFGVSWQIMPSMLGQLMSDPVKGKRVMAALMPMTKLDIATLKQAAES